The following are from one region of the Ornithorhynchus anatinus isolate Pmale09 chromosome X1, mOrnAna1.pri.v4, whole genome shotgun sequence genome:
- the NRN1L gene encoding neuritin-like protein, with amino-acid sequence MRWSRRRRCCWKPLRLLGPLLLQLVLFPSPGTTAGRSRCDTIYKGFAECLISLGDSMAQGDQPEGLSPTQPELDAICSSWDNFHACAIGVLASCPEEAAAIWESLRQESRKVQYQGNLHDLCSARAQLPSSVRGVAGDETNQETLRAMASTSSPASILLAAALALAWIMGPLA; translated from the exons ATGCGCTGGTCCCGCCGCCGCCGTTGCTGCTGGAAACCGCTTCGCTTGCTGGGACCGCTGCTGCTGCAGCTCG TCCTGTTTCCCAGCCCTGGGACCACTGCTGGACGCAGCAGGTGTGACACCATCTACAAGGGCTTTGCTGAGTGCCTCATCAGCCTGGGGGATAGCATGGCCCAGGGTGACCAGCCTGAAGGACTTAGCCCCACACAGCCTGAGCTGGATGCCATCTGCAG TTCCTGGGACAACTTCCACGCCTGTGCCATTGGGGTCCTGGCCAGCTGCCCCGAGGAGGCAGCAGCCATCTGGGAATCTCTTCGGCAGGAGTCACGCAAGGTCCAGTACCAGGGCAACCTGCATGACCTGTGCAGTGCCCGGGCCCAGCTCCCCAGCAGCGTGCGGGGTGTGGCAGGTGATGAGACCAACCAGGAGACCCTGCGGGCTatggcttccacctcctcccctgcctccatccttCTGGCAGCTGCCCTGGCCCTTGCCTGGATCATGGGGCCTCTGGCCTAG